The stretch of DNA TGAAGCCTGAGACCTGCCATCCCTTGCTCCGATCCTTTGACATTGCCGCGGGTCGAGGAAGAGCCGAGCGCATTAGCCATGGAATGCGCTTCGTCGAAGGCAATCACGCCCTCGAATTGCTCGGCGGCCCAGTCGAGGATCTGATCGAGCCTTGTGTCCTCGGCGCGTCCCGAGCGAAGCGTTGGATAGGTTACAAACAGGATACCCTCCGCCATTGTCACAGGACTTCCGAGATTCCATCGGGAGAGCGGCTGGATGTCGAGCGGGAGCCCGCCAAGCGCCTCCCAGTCGCGGCGCGCGTCTTCGAGCAGTGCCTCGTTCTTGGTGATCCAGATGTGACGGCGTTGGCCCGAGAGCCAGCGATCCATCATGACGCCCGCGATTTGGCGACCCTTGCCTGCGCCCGTACCATCACCGAGGAAAAAGCCTTGCCGGTAGGAGTGACCGTCCTCCGCGAGTTCGACCGTCGTTCCTTTTTGGCTTGGACGGAATTGCCCGGGAAGGTCGCGGGTGAATGCCTCGCAAGCGTAGATCAGTGTTTCGCACTGTGCGGCCGAGAGCAGTTTGCCCTCCTGCCAGTTCACGGGAAGCAAAGGGCGCGCTTTCGCTACCGGTGCCGCGACCGAGCCCATCGCGACCGATTCTACGAGCGGCGTCGGGTGAACAGGTGCATCGTCCATGATGACGCGGCTCGGTCGGTAAGGCAGGTAGATGCCCGCCTGCTCGGGAACGGGTGCAGGCTCTGCCAGGGCTTCATAGTTGAGCGCGACTGCCGCGCTTTTCTGGGCGGCTGCAGTCAGGAAAGGAGCAACCGGCTTGCGCGAAGCAGCGCCGCTTACCGAGGTCGCAACCGAGCGTACCGGAAGGCGATGAACGTTGGCCTGCAAAGGCGCACGATCAGGCAAATGCGCTAGGCAGGAATTCAGTTCGGTGAGGTCGGCGAACTCCCCCGTGATCGTGGAAGCGTCCTGAAGAGGCTCCTTGTCGATGACGACCATTCTGACCGCGATCCCGGTTCCGCTTCGCGAGAATGCGCCCGACAGCCGGACGTCGAGCAGCAGCGACGCCTGTTCCTGGTCTTCGACAAAGGTCGCGGCGTCAAAGCTGTCCGGGAGAATGGCCACGAGGCGACCTCCTACCGCGCAAATCCGAAGCGCGCTGCGCAAGTGGCGCATTGCCGTGCGGCCATCGACGCCCCGCTCGCGGCTTCGAGCAAAGGGAGGATTCATCAGGATGACGCTGGGGTTGAGGCTGGAACTATGGCCATCGGTCAGTTCTGCAACCAACTCGCCATCATGTGCGGATAGCCGGGCATCTGGGAAGATATGCGCCAGCGCATCGCCGCGCGCGCGATCGATCTCGTTCAGCGTCAGCGAGCACCCTCGAACGTCGCCCCAAAGCGCAAGAGCGCCATTCCCGGCTGACGGTTCGAGAACGCGATCGCGCGGGGCGAGGCAAGCGGCTTTGGCCATCAGCCATCCAAGGATCGGCGGCGTCGAAAACTGCTGTAGCTCGACTTGGCAGTCGCTGCGCACGTGGCGAGGCGGTAAGGCTGCATCGAGCCAATCGAACCGTGCTGCAGCCTCGTGGAAACCTGTATCGAGGTCGATGCGTGAGAACTCGCGGAGCCAGAGCAAGGCGCCAATCTCGACCGCGTTGTTGTAGTCGTCGATGGTCCACGCACTGCCCCAGTCCTGCACGTCGGTTTGAGCGGCGAAAAACTCGGAAATGTCAGGTCGGGTGAGATGGCATCCATCCGCAAGTCGCCGGGAAATTCGTTCACCGATTGCGAAAGCGAGCGGAATTGTGCTCGATGTCTCGCGGTCTGGAAAAAAGTCTGACTGAAACATGGCTTGTCGTCCTCCTGGTTGAGGCATCGGGACATGCGCCCTCTGCCGGGTCAGGAATTCGAGAAGCTCTCTCTCCTCTTAGCGACACGCCTTTCGGCGCAGCCATGACTGGAGCTCGTCGTTCCAGTCGGTACCGCGCAACTTAGGCCGTCGAACTTGGATTTGCCGCCCTTCACGGAGATAGGCACCTAGCCCGCGCTCGGCTGCAAGGTCGCCGCCAGAATCGTGATCCACGAAGAGATGAAGGTCGCTCACGCTCTCCGGAATGGCAACCAGCCCGAAGCGTCCATTGCCCAGCGTTGCCCACGTCGGGATACCAGTGAGCGCATAGGCCGACATCGCGCTTTCAATGCCTTCGGCGAGACCGAGCCTTCCCTCGGCAGGTTCGAACAGACGTACCGCCGCCTCGCCGAGAGACCCCAGTGCGCGTTTCGGCTTCGCAAACAATGCCTGCGTATTGCCGCATTGCGACAGGAAAGTCCGGTGAACGGCAATCGGCCCCTCGTCGAGGCTGACCGCAGCGATCATCGCTGGCAGGAAGCGTGCGCGACCCTTCGGTCCAAGCGGCGTGCGCGGATGAAATTTCAGCGCATGGGACGTGGCGAGGATGCCGCGCCCTTCGAGGTAGGCCTTGGCAGGACTTCGGTGCAACGGTCGAGCATCGCGCCAGATGCGGAGTGCTGCAGCCGATGGCTGGCTGGAATAGCGCGGCTGGATCGGAAACTCGTCGGAGGAGCCTGAGAATAGCGCAGAGGTCTCGATCCCTTCTCGAGCGAGGGCAGCGAGCACGCTCGCCTGATCGCATCCGGCGAAACAATGCAGTAGGATAGCCCTCCGGCCAAGCGTAACGCCGAGCGAAGGGTTGCGGTCACCATGCGCGGGACAACGGGCCATGCCCTTGGTGCCTGACCACTTGCCGCCGCGGCTCTCGCAGAGCTTGCGAGCGGTGTCCTCTAGCGAGGGGCGGGATAGGGTTGAGTTCGAAACGGACATACTGGCTCCATCGCCGCACAATTGCCCCTGCAGACTGCCCCCTTTCCTCTTACCGGACGCGTATGGCGCTTTCCTACACCCTTATGTTCCATTTATGTTCTGCCACCTGTCCAGGCAAGACAAGAGAGAACGCAATGAGACGAAAATGGGTAACTGGCGTGTGTTGCGGGCTCGCAATTGCGATCCCCGCCATCGCTCAGGCGCAGGAGTTCCGGGTCTTTGATCATCGACTGAGCAGGGTCGAAAAGCCGGTAGACAATGAAGTTATGTACGATCCTTCTCTGGCGGTCATTGGGACCGAAGGAGGGTACCCATCGGCCGCCAACCGAAGTTTCAAGGAGACGCTCTACGAACCCCTCATCCGCCAAGCTGAAGCAAGGTATCGATTGCCGCCTCGCTTGCTCCAAGCATTGGTCTGGCAAGAATCCCGGTTTAATCCAATGGCGATCAGTCCGGCTGGTGCTGCCGGACTTGCGCAACTTATGCCTGCAACCGCACGAGAACTCGGCGTAACCAATCGGCACGACCCAGCTCAGAATATCGACGGTGGCGCGCGATATCTAAGGCAGATGCTCGACCGGTTTGGTGCGATCCATCTCGCATTGGCGGCCTACAATGCGGGACCCGGCGCGGTATCCCGTGCTGGTGGAATTCCAAGAAATCGGGAAACGCCGGGATATGTGAGGAGCGTTATCCAAAGATGGATGGCATACGGAGCACTATGAACACGAATCGGAAAAGGATCAGCGGACGGCTCGAGCATCTCCCGCGTGGGGCAGCTATCGTGACAGATGCAGGCGACCACTGGGTTCTGGAAGGCTACGAACCATCGAACGATGACTTCGGTTTCGAGGTCACCGCCGAGGGTGTCGTTGTGGGCTTTGACCGCCTTCGAGTTGAGTGGCTGGGCCAAGTCCCGGCATAGCACGCTAAATCACGCAGCTCTCAAGATCGCAACATTGCCTGTTTTTCCGCGCATCGCATCGAGGAAGTTCGCCCAATCTTGAAGCATCGCGCGACGGGGCGCCAGATACTCTGCGGCATTATAGGCCCCGCGAACTTCGTTCTCCTCGCTATGAGCCAGTTGAAGCTCGACCCAGTCTTCATGGTACTTTCGGATCCACATTGGCGGTTGGCCGACTTCGACAAGCTGTTCATTGGCCCATGTGCTCGCAAGACCTCTGAAGCCATGAACAGTCTGCCGACCGTGATAGCCCAGACGATACAAACCATAGATCATGGTGTTTTCGGATAGCGGCACTCCACGCTTCTGGCCGGGAAAGACATAGTCACTTTGAGAACATGCGATCATGTCCTTGGCGAGCGAAGCGGCTTGCATTGACAATGGTACGATATGCTCACGGTGCATCTTCATTCGATCAGGCCCGATGCGCCAAAGCGGAGAGTTTCCTTCTAGATCCTCGAACTCGTGCTTCTTGGCAAAACGAAGTTCCTTCGTTCTGACCCATGTCAGAAGCGCGAAGGTGAGCGCTGCGCGAGTAATCTCGGAGCGTCGCTCCCCTTCTTCATTGTATTGATCCAGCTTGTTTATGAGCTCTGGCAACAGAGCGAGCGGCAGTTTGGCCATATGCTTTACGCGAGGTCGCGGCTTCAGAGCGCCGCGAAGATGAGCCGTGGGGTCCGCATCGCAAAGCCCACTCGCGATGGCGAACTGGAAAACTTGGCCAATGCTCTGCTTCGCACGCCGACTGATATCCAGAGCCCCCCGTTCTTCAATATTGCGGATCACGCCTAAAACTTCAGGGGGGGTGATCTCGTGCATCATCCTTTCGCCCAATACCGGAAACACGTCCCGTTCCATCCGAGACCAGACACGCTTCGCATGAGCTGGATCAAGGCTGCTCTTTCGATTCTTGTGCCACATCTCAGCAACAGCCTTGAAGGTTTTCTCTGGCTCGAAATCTCGACCAGGCTTGTGGACCATCGGATCCTTGCCTTCGGCCAAGGCAGCCCTTGCAAGCGTCTTCAACTCACGCGCAGCCGCTATTCCGACGTCAGGATAAGCACCAAAGGAAAGCAGCTTCTCCTTTCCGCGATAGCGGTATTTCATGCGCCAGAGCTTCGAACCGTTCGCTTTTACGAGGAGGAATAGCCCTTCACCGTCGGCAAGCTTGTAGGGTCGTTCTGCCGCCTTCGCATTCTTGATCTGAATCTCACTCAAAGCCATTGGGGGTATCGCTCCTTTTCGGTACCCCCCGAAAGTACCCCCAAAATACCCCCACTCCAAATCCGGCTTCAAGCGCATGCAAGCGAACGCAAGCGGACGCGAATCAGCGACATGGTTTTGATTTCATTGTTTTTTTCGGATTTATACGGAAGAATGCGAACCCATGCGGATTCGAGAATGGTAGCGGAGGAGGGACTCGAACCCCCGACACGCGGATTATGATTCCGCTGCTCTAACCACCTGAGCTACTCCGCCCCGTTCGGGATTCGCACCGGCGGCTCGCCGGGCGAGCGGCGCATTTAGGGCGGGGTCTCGCCCCGGTCAAGCACTAGTGCGTGGGGCGCTTCAGGGGCGCTCGCGGCCGCGGAAGGCCATGCGCTTGACGTGGCTCCACGGGCCGCCTTCGTAGCGGTGCAAATCGAGCGCGGGGAAGGCGAAGGCGCGCGGCTCGATCGTCGGTGCGAGAGACGCCTGCAGGGCGCGCGCCTCCTCTTTCGTCACCTTGTTCTGGATCGTGATGTGAGGGCGCGGCTCGTGCAGGTCCTGGTCGGTCAGGCTGCCGTGGAAATGCTCGGCGATAAGCGCGCGCAAGGAGAGTAGCTCCTCGCTTTCGAGCGCGATCGCCGTGCCCTTGCCAAGGTCCATCAGGCCCGTGACGCGGCCCTGCGGCGGGGCGAATTCGCGCGCGATTTCGGGGAGGAAGTCCTTCAGTTCCTCGAGCAACGAGGGCGCGAAGGCGTGGAACAGGGTGACGTGGGCGTGGAGATGGTTTCGCTCGGGCGGAAAGTGTTCGCGGCGCAGACCCTCGGCCCAGCCCTGAATATCGGGCGGCAGGACGGCGGTGACGATGAAAGGACGGGCCATGGGACGCGGGCTAGCACGCGGCGCGGCATCGGTTCCACCGCTTGCGCTACATCTCCCCGCGCTCGCGCCGCAAGGCGTACCATTCGGCGACGTTGGCGTTGTGCTCTTCCAGCGTGTCGGCGAAGACATGGCCGCCGGTCCCGTCCGCGACCATGAACAGCGCGCTGGTCTTCGCCGGGTTCAGCACCGCGGCAATGCTTTCGCGCCCCGGATTGGTGATCGGGCCTTCGGGCAGGCCGACGCGGGTGTAGGTGTTGTAGCCGTTCACCGCCGCGATCTCGGACTGGCGGATGCGGCGGCCCAGCGGCTTGCCCCTGGTGATCGGATAGATGATCGTCGGGTCGGCCTGCAGCAGCATCCCCGCCTTCAGCCGGTTGGAGTAGAGCCCCGCGACCATGCGCCGTTCTTCGGGCTTGCCGGTCTCCTTCTCGACGATCGAGGCGAGGATCAGCGCTTCGCGCATCGTGTCGACGGCGATGTCGGGGGCGCGCTCCGCCCACGCCTCGGCAAGATAGCGGTCCATCGCCGCCTGCATCCGCTCGACCAGTTCGGCGCGGCTCTGCCCGCGTTCGAAGGAATAGGTGTCGGGCAGAATCGAGCCTTCGCTCGGCACGTCGATCTCGCCGGTGAGGAGTTCCTCGGCCATCAGCCGCTCCCACACCATGATCGAGGGCATCCCTTCGGGGATCGTGACGAAGCGGCGTATGACGTCGCCCGACTGGAAGGCGGAAAGGATCTGCGCCTGGCTCATGCCGGGCGTGAGGCGGAATTCGCCCGCCTGGATCGGTTCGTCGGAGCCGAACAGGCGGGCGCGCAGCACGAAGCCGTCGGCCGACGAGATCAGCCCCTCCGCCTCGAGCTTGTCCGCCACCGCGCTGACCGATGCGCCGGAGGGGATGATGAAGGCCGTTTCCTCATCGATCGTCGCCTCGCCGAGCTGGGCGTAGGCCAGCCACGCCCCGGCCCCGATGAGTGCGACCACAAGAAGGAGGACGAGGCCGAGCCGCCTCACCGGGTCAATCGACCTTCTGCATGATCAGCGAGGCATTGGTCCCGCCGAAGCCGAAGGAGTTGTTGAGCACGGCGCGCACCTCGCGCTCCCGCGCCTTCAAGGGCACGAGGTCGATGCCTTCCGTGCCCTCGTCCGGGTCGATGAGGTTGAGCGTGGGGGGCACGACCTGATCGCGCATGGCGAGCAGGCAGAACACCGCCTCGACCGCGCCCGCACCGCCCAATAGGTGGCCGATCGCGCTCTTGGTCGAGCTCATCGACGCGCCGCCGAGGTCTTCGCCCAGCACGCGCTTGACCGCGGCGAGTTCGATCGTGTCGGCCATGGTGCTGGTGCCGTGCGCGTTGACATAGTCGATGTCGCCCGGGCCGAGGCCGGCCTTCCTGAGCGCCATGCGCATGGCGAGTTCGGCGCCCTTGCCTTCCGGATGCGGCGCGGTGACGTGGTAGGCATCGCCCGACAGGCCGTAGCCCGTGACCTCGCCATAGATATGCGCGCCGCGCGCCTTGGCGCGCTCGTATTCCTCGAGCACGACGATGCCCGCGCCCTCGCCCATGACGAAGCCTTCGCGCGCCTTGTCGTAGGGGCGGCTGGCCTCGGTCGGGCGGTCGTTGAAGCTGGTGTTGAGCGCGCGCGCCTGGGCGAAGCCCGCGATGCCTAGCGGGTTGATCGTGCTTTCCGAACCGCCTGCGAGCATGACGTCGGCATCGTCCATCGCGATCATGCGCGCAGCGTCGCCGATCGAATGCGCGCCGGTCGAGCACGCCGTGACGACCGCGTGGTTCGGGCCCATGAAGCCGTACTTGATCTGCACCTGCCCGGTGACGAGGTTGATGAGGCGGCCATGGACGAAGTGCGGGCTAACCCGGCCGGGGCCGCGTTCGTGGAGGTTGACGCTTTCAAGCTCGATCCCCGGCAGGCCGCCGATCCCTGCCCCGATCGAACAGCCGGTGCGCAGCTTTTCTTCCTCGCTCATGTCGGTCAGGCCCGCATCCTCGAGCGCCTGCCCGGCGGCGTCCAGCCCGTAGACGATGAAGGGATCGACCTGGCGCTGAATCTTGCCGTCCACGCGCTTGTCGGGGTCGAAGCCCCATTCGTGGTCCTTGCCCTTCACCTCGCAGGCGATGGTGCACTTCTGGTTCGAGGCGTCGAAGCGGGTGATCGGCCCCGCCCCGCTTTCGCCTGCGACGAGGTTCCGCCAGCTCGTTTCCACGTCCCCGCCCAGCGGGGTGACAAGACCGAGCCCGGTTACAACCACACGGCGCATTGCAATCCCTTTCGTCTCCCGCACGCGGCCCGAAGACCCGCGTGCGGCCCCGTTTCGCGGGGCCTAAAAGCTACAGGCCCGCAGCCCACGCAAGAGGGGCTGAGGGCCTGTCGATCAGCTTGGCGCGCGCGAGGAAGCGCCCCGCGCAGGTCCAGCCGAGGGCAATCAGCCCCGGGAATTAACCCTTGTTTTCCTCGATATACTTGGTCGCATCGCCGACGGTCGAGATCTTCTCCGCCGCGTCGTCGGGGATTTCGACACCGAATTCCTCTTCGAAGGCCATGACCAGTTCGACGATGTCGAGGCTGTCGGCGCCGAGATCGTCGATGAAGCTCGCGTCCTGGGTGACCTTGTCGGCCTCGACGCCGAGATGCTCGACGACAATCTTCTGCACGCGGTCGGCAGTATCGCTCATGTGTGTCCCTCTTGTCTGGGGTTTTGCAAAAAATTCGCCCTCGGCCCTAGTCAACGCCGCTGGCAAGCGCAAGTGGTGATAGCGGCCTCGCCCTCGCGCCCCGGCCCTCCCCTTCCCGCTGCAGGATGGCAACGTTTCGCCGCGCGTCGCGTCCGGACTGGCCCGAAAGCCGGCGCGTGGCCGGAAAGCTATCGCACGCTCGCCGTTAAATCCCCGAAAACGCGGGCAAAACCCTGCCCCAGCGAAAAGGACGAGAGGACGCCGATGGCGAACCGGGAAACGCTGCAGGGCCTCACGCAGGCCACTTACGACACGCTCGAAGCCTATCGCCGCGCGCATGAGACGGCCCATACGGGCGCGCTCGAACGCACGCTCGAGCGGCGGATTTCCGAACGCACGCGCACCGTGAACCTGCTCAACGACGCGCTCGAAAAACAGGGCGGCGAGCGGGTCGACGATGCGAGCGCCTCGGCCCAGGCGGGCTATCTCGTCCAGGCGATCGGCGATGCCTTTCAGGACGGCGACGAGGCGGCCGCTCACCGGATCGAGAAAGCCGAAACCGATCTATGCGAACGCTACGAAAAGGCGCTGGCCGACGACACGCTCGAAACATCGACCCGCCACACGATCGAAGCCGCCGCGCGCGAGGTGCGCGAAGGCGAAAGCTTCAGCCACGTGCTCGAACGGCAATTCGGCTGAGGACAAAGGCAACCAAGCAGCGGGGCCAAGGCCCTTGATGAGGCACGGCCAGCCGTCCCGGGACAAGAAGAACGATAAAGCGAAACGCCTTCATGCGGGGCATCCGGCAGCAAGCCGGGTGCCCCTTTTTTCCTCGGCCTCAGTCGCCCGCGCCGGGCTTTTTCGGCGGCTCGACCACGCGGATCGAGAGTTCGCGCAGCTGCTTCGGCTCGGCCAGCGAAGGCGCGCCCATCATCAGGTCCTCGCCCTTCTGGTTCATCGGGAAGGCGATGACTTCGCGGATCGCTTCCTCGCCCGCGAGCAACATCACGATCCGGTCGATCCCCGGCGCGGAGCCGCCGTGCGGCGGCGCGCCCAGCTTGAACGCCTCGATCATGCCGCCGAAATTCGCGTCCACATCCGCGCGGCTGTAGCCCGCGATCTCGAACGCCTTGTACATGATCTCCGGCTTGTGGTTCCGGATCGCGCCCGAGGACAGCTCGTAGCCGTTGCACACGATGTCGTATTGCCACGCGAGGATCGAAAGCGGGTCTTGCGTTTCCAGCGCCTCCATCTCGCCCTGCGGCATCGAGAAGGGGTTGTGCGAAAAGTCGATTTTCTTCGCGTCCTCGTCCCATTCGTACATCGGAAAATCGACGATCCAGCAGAACTTGAAGCAGTCTTGCTCGATCAGGCCGAGCTGTTCACC from Erythrobacter sp. encodes:
- a CDS encoding toprim domain-containing protein — its product is MSVSNSTLSRPSLEDTARKLCESRGGKWSGTKGMARCPAHGDRNPSLGVTLGRRAILLHCFAGCDQASVLAALAREGIETSALFSGSSDEFPIQPRYSSQPSAAALRIWRDARPLHRSPAKAYLEGRGILATSHALKFHPRTPLGPKGRARFLPAMIAAVSLDEGPIAVHRTFLSQCGNTQALFAKPKRALGSLGEAAVRLFEPAEGRLGLAEGIESAMSAYALTGIPTWATLGNGRFGLVAIPESVSDLHLFVDHDSGGDLAAERGLGAYLREGRQIQVRRPKLRGTDWNDELQSWLRRKACR
- a CDS encoding lytic transglycosylase domain-containing protein, which produces MRRKWVTGVCCGLAIAIPAIAQAQEFRVFDHRLSRVEKPVDNEVMYDPSLAVIGTEGGYPSAANRSFKETLYEPLIRQAEARYRLPPRLLQALVWQESRFNPMAISPAGAAGLAQLMPATARELGVTNRHDPAQNIDGGARYLRQMLDRFGAIHLALAAYNAGPGAVSRAGGIPRNRETPGYVRSVIQRWMAYGAL
- a CDS encoding DUF5818 domain-containing protein, producing the protein MNTNRKRISGRLEHLPRGAAIVTDAGDHWVLEGYEPSNDDFGFEVTAEGVVVGFDRLRVEWLGQVPA
- a CDS encoding integrase arm-type DNA-binding domain-containing protein; the protein is MALSEIQIKNAKAAERPYKLADGEGLFLLVKANGSKLWRMKYRYRGKEKLLSFGAYPDVGIAAARELKTLARAALAEGKDPMVHKPGRDFEPEKTFKAVAEMWHKNRKSSLDPAHAKRVWSRMERDVFPVLGERMMHEITPPEVLGVIRNIEERGALDISRRAKQSIGQVFQFAIASGLCDADPTAHLRGALKPRPRVKHMAKLPLALLPELINKLDQYNEEGERRSEITRAALTFALLTWVRTKELRFAKKHEFEDLEGNSPLWRIGPDRMKMHREHIVPLSMQAASLAKDMIACSQSDYVFPGQKRGVPLSENTMIYGLYRLGYHGRQTVHGFRGLASTWANEQLVEVGQPPMWIRKYHEDWVELQLAHSEENEVRGAYNAAEYLAPRRAMLQDWANFLDAMRGKTGNVAILRAA
- a CDS encoding 2'-5' RNA ligase family protein, which gives rise to MARPFIVTAVLPPDIQGWAEGLRREHFPPERNHLHAHVTLFHAFAPSLLEELKDFLPEIAREFAPPQGRVTGLMDLGKGTAIALESEELLSLRALIAEHFHGSLTDQDLHEPRPHITIQNKVTKEEARALQASLAPTIEPRAFAFPALDLHRYEGGPWSHVKRMAFRGRERP
- the mltG gene encoding endolytic transglycosylase MltG, whose amino-acid sequence is MVALIGAGAWLAYAQLGEATIDEETAFIIPSGASVSAVADKLEAEGLISSADGFVLRARLFGSDEPIQAGEFRLTPGMSQAQILSAFQSGDVIRRFVTIPEGMPSIMVWERLMAEELLTGEIDVPSEGSILPDTYSFERGQSRAELVERMQAAMDRYLAEAWAERAPDIAVDTMREALILASIVEKETGKPEERRMVAGLYSNRLKAGMLLQADPTIIYPITRGKPLGRRIRQSEIAAVNGYNTYTRVGLPEGPITNPGRESIAAVLNPAKTSALFMVADGTGGHVFADTLEEHNANVAEWYALRRERGEM
- the fabF gene encoding beta-ketoacyl-ACP synthase II, whose protein sequence is MRRVVVTGLGLVTPLGGDVETSWRNLVAGESGAGPITRFDASNQKCTIACEVKGKDHEWGFDPDKRVDGKIQRQVDPFIVYGLDAAGQALEDAGLTDMSEEEKLRTGCSIGAGIGGLPGIELESVNLHERGPGRVSPHFVHGRLINLVTGQVQIKYGFMGPNHAVVTACSTGAHSIGDAARMIAMDDADVMLAGGSESTINPLGIAGFAQARALNTSFNDRPTEASRPYDKAREGFVMGEGAGIVVLEEYERAKARGAHIYGEVTGYGLSGDAYHVTAPHPEGKGAELAMRMALRKAGLGPGDIDYVNAHGTSTMADTIELAAVKRVLGEDLGGASMSSTKSAIGHLLGGAGAVEAVFCLLAMRDQVVPPTLNLIDPDEGTEGIDLVPLKAREREVRAVLNNSFGFGGTNASLIMQKVD
- a CDS encoding acyl carrier protein, which produces MSDTADRVQKIVVEHLGVEADKVTQDASFIDDLGADSLDIVELVMAFEEEFGVEIPDDAAEKISTVGDATKYIEENKG
- a CDS encoding DUF2383 domain-containing protein is translated as MANRETLQGLTQATYDTLEAYRRAHETAHTGALERTLERRISERTRTVNLLNDALEKQGGERVDDASASAQAGYLVQAIGDAFQDGDEAAAHRIEKAETDLCERYEKALADDTLETSTRHTIEAAAREVREGESFSHVLERQFG